From the Pongo pygmaeus isolate AG05252 chromosome X, NHGRI_mPonPyg2-v2.0_pri, whole genome shotgun sequence genome, one window contains:
- the PIGA gene encoding phosphatidylinositol N-acetylglucosaminyltransferase subunit A isoform X2, with product MELTGIDLLSGIIPELCQKYPDLNFIIGGEGPKRIVLEEVRERYQLHDRVRLLGALEHKDVRNVLVQGHIFLNTSLTEAFCMAIVEAASCGLQVVSTRVGGIPEVLPENLIILCEPSVKSLCEGLERAIFQLKSGTLPAPENIHNIVKTFYTWRNVAERTEKVYDRVSVEAVLPMDKRLDRLISHCGPVTGYIFALLAVFNFLFLIFLRWMTPDSIIDVAVDATGPRSAWTNNYSHSKRGSENNEISETR from the exons GGATCGATTTGCTTAGTGGTATAATACCTGAACTCTGTCAGAAATATCCAGATTTAAATTTCATAATTGGAGGAGAGGGACCAAAGAGAATCGTTTTGGAAGAAGTTCGGGAAAGATACCAGCTGCATGACAG GGTGCGTCTTTTGGGAGCTTTAGAACACAAGGATGTTAGAAATGTCTTAGTTCAAGGACATATTTTTCTGAATACCTCCCTTACTGAAGCATTCTGCATGGCGATCGTGGAAGCAGCCAGTTGTGGTTTACAG gttgTAAGTACCAGAGTTGGTGGAATTCCTGAGGTGCTTCCAGAAAACCTTATTATTTTATGTGAGCCTTCAGTAAAATCTTTGTGTGAAGGATTGGAAAGGGCTATTTTCCAACTGAAGTCAGGGACATTGCCAGCTCCAGAAAACATCCATAACATAGTAAAGACTTTCTACACCTGGAGGAATGTTGCGGAAAGAACTGAAAAG GTATATGACCGGGTATCAGTGGAAGCTGTGTTGCCAATGGACAAACGACTGGACAGACTTATTTCTCACTGTGGCCCAGTAACAGGCTACATCTTTGCTTTGTTGGCAGTTTTCAActtcctcttcctcattttcttgagATGGATGACTCCAGATTCTATCATTGATGTTGCAGTAGATGCCACTGGGCCACGGAGTGCCTGGACTAATAACTATTCTCACAGTAAAAGAGGGAGTGAGAATAATGAGATATCTGAAACCAGGTAG